TATACAAAAAATCTAATACTTCTTATGAAAGAACTTATATTATATCTTGATAATGAAAAAAAAACAGTTACTTTAGGATATCAATTAGCTAACATTTGTACACAAAATTTAATTCTTTATTTGTATGGTGATTTGGGATCAGGAAAAACTACTTTTAGTCGTGGTTTTATAAAAGGTAAAGGATACCAAGGTTACGTAAAAAGCCCAACTTACACGTTAATTGAAACTTATTTATTACCTTTTAGTACAATTTATCATTTTGATTTATATCGTTTAAATGATCCTGAAGAACTTGAATTTATAGGGATTCGTGATTATTTTAATTCTCATTCTATATGTTTAATTGAGTGGCCAAATAAAGGTAATGGTATGTTAGCATCTCCTGATCTTAATATATATTTATTGCATAATAATAATATGAGACAAGTAAGATTGATTTCCGTATCAACATATGGATACTCATTATTAAAAAAATTGTCGTTAGTTATTAATAATGATCATGATGACAATTTTTATAATTAATAAAATAAAACAATATCAATTTTATGTGTTTTATTTATTAAAAATAATAGTATTATTTAGTACATTGTTATTATTTAATTCACCATATGTACAAGCGATAATATTATCTAATATTAATATTCATAACAACATATTAAATGCACAGATAAGTTTTTATTTTTCTAAAGGTCATTTAAAGTATCGTTTTTTTATACTTCATAAACCTGAACGTTTGGTTATAGATTTTTATATATCAAATAACATTATTAGATTACCAATAAAATTTAAAAATAATAATTTAGTAAAATTAATTCGTACTAGTAAATCACCAAATAATAAATACCAACGTATTGTAATTGAATTATCACAATCTATAAGAACAAATATAGCAGTCAAAAAAATAAATAATTATAATAAAATTATTTTTAATTTAAAAAAAAATGTTAATAGTGAAATACAATTTCAGAAAAACAAATTAAAATTACTATCGATACATTCAAAATATAAACAATCACCTAAAAATACTAGAAAAATAATTGTAGCAATTGATGCTGGACATGGTGGTAAAGACCCAGGTGCAATTGGACAGAATGGTTATCTAGAAAAAAATATAACAATGGGTATAGCACGTAAATTACAAAACCTTTTAAAAAGAGATCCTATTTTTAAACCAGTAATGACTATCAATGGTGATTATTTTCTTTCTGTAGAAGATCGTTCAACAATAGCACGACAAAATAGAGCTGACATGCTCGTTTCAATTCATGCTGATGCAGCACCTAATAATCGTGCTAAAGGAGCTTCTGTATGGGTTCTTTCTAACCAAAGAGTTAATAGTGAATTAGTAAATTGGCTAGAACAGCATGAAAAACAATCTGAATTATTAGGTGGGGTGGCTAATGTATTAGCTGATAGAAGAAAGGATCCTTTTTTTAGTCAAGCAGTTTTAGATTTACAATTTTGTAATTCACAACGTGTAGGTTATGCTGTAGCCGTATTAGTATTAAAGGAATTAAGCAAAATTGGCAGTATTCATAAATATAATCCAGAACATGCTAGTTTTGGTGTACTTTGTTCACCTGATATTCCTTCTATTTTAGTAGAAACAGGTTTTATTAGTAATATTTTTGAAGAACGTCTTTTAGTTTCTGCTGATTATCAAGAAAATTTAGCAATAGCTATTCACCGTGGATTACATAAGTATTTTTCCAAAAATCCTTTGCAAGTTACGCTTAGATAATGGAATACATCAGAGGTTATTATGTCAGAGATAAGAATTCTTTCTCCTAAATTAGTTAGTCAAATTGCTGCTGGTGAAGTAGTAGAACGTCCATCATCAGTAGTGAAAGAATTAATTGAAAATAGTCTAGATGCTGGAGCTAATAGTATTGATATTGAAATTGATCATGGTGGTGTAACACGTATTCGTGTACATGATAATGGTATTGGTATTTCAAAAAAAGATTTATCATTAGCGTTAGAGAGGCATGCTACTAGTAAAATAAATACGTTAGAAGATCTTACTAAAATTAAGAGTCTTGGATTTAGGGGAGAAGCATTATCTAGTATCAGTTCCGTATCTCGTTTAATACTCACTTCACGTGTTGATGGACAAATAGAAGGATGGCAAGTTTACGCTGAAGGACATGAAATGTCTTTTACATTAAAACCTATTGCGCATCCAATAGGAACAACAGTTGAAGTTTTTGATTTATTTTATAATACACCTGTTCGGCGAAAATTTTTACGTACAGAAAAAACCGAATTTAATCATATTGATGAAATTATCCGTAGAATAGCTCTGTCACGTTTTGATGTTAAAATTAATTTATCTCATAATAGTAAATTAGTACGCCAATATCGCTCAATAAATACAAAAAATAATATAAAAAATGAAGAGCAATATAAACGACGTTTAGCGATTATTTGTGGTGATAATTTTACAAGAAATTCATTAACATTATATTGGGTAAAAGATGATTTAGAAATAAAAGGTTGGATCATTCGTCCTAATTTAGATAATAATTCTAAATTTCAATATTATTATGTTAATGGTAGAATAATACGTGATCGAATCATTAACCATGCAATTCGACAAGCATATGCTGATGTTCTTCAAGAAGAACAGAATTTGGCTTATGTACTATATTTAAATATAGATCCTAACAATATTGATGTTAATGTTCATCCAACTAAACTTGAAATTCGTTTTCATCAATCAAGATTAGTACATGATTTTATTTATCAAGGATTAATAAATACATTAAAAAAACAGAAAAATTTACAACAATGTTGTCAACAATATGATCAACTAATTATAAATAAAACACAAAAAATTAATTCTATTGTAGGATTACAACAGAATTCTGTTGTAAAGGAAAAACTTTTTAAATCATATAATGTAGACGATTGTTTATTTATTAAAAATAATACAATAGGAACAATGTCAAAATTTAATAAAAGTAATATAAATTCACTCTCTGAAACTGATTCACTTTATTATCCTAACAAAGTAGAAGTAGATAATGTAATTTTTAGTAGAGAACGTGTTGAATTTGATCAGAAATTGTTAAATAATATATCTGAAAGAGAAAATAAAAATATTGCGATATCATCTTTTTCTATAAAACAAAATTATACATTTAGTAAAATATTAACAATTTATTTGAAAAAATTTGCATTAATCGAATCATATTTTGGAATAGGTTTATTATCATTAATAGAGGCTAAAAAGTATTTAAAAATAAATCAATTAATACCTGCTGATATTAATAAAGGATTAAAAATCCAACCATTATTAATGCCAGTAAAATTAATATTAGAGGATTGGGAAATTGATACTTTTTATAGAGTAAAAATATTATTAAATAAATTAGGTTTTGATGTCAATATTTTTGACAGTGAAATAATAATTCATGGAGTATCTTGTCCATTAAGATCTCAAAATATGGTTATTTTTTTTCCAAAACTATTGAAATATCTTTCTCAGAATATTTTTTGTCAATTATATGATTTAATTATTTGGATAGCAGATCAAATAATAAATAAAGAGCAAGTGTGGACGATTACTAATGCCATGCATTTATTAATAGATTTTGAATTAATTTATCCTGAATTAATTAAAAAACCTCCAAAAAAATTAATACAAATAATTGATTTTCAATCAACAATAGCGGCATTAACTAATGAGTAAAAATCAATTTAAGCATCAGCCGGCAGCTATTTTTATAATGGGTCCAACAGCTTCTGGAAAGACAAGTTTAGCAATAGCATTATGTCAAAAATTACCTGTTGAAATAATTA
This genomic interval from Candidatus Arsenophonus lipoptenae contains the following:
- the tsaE gene encoding tRNA (adenosine(37)-N6)-threonylcarbamoyltransferase complex ATPase subunit type 1 TsaE; its protein translation is MKELILYLDNEKKTVTLGYQLANICTQNLILYLYGDLGSGKTTFSRGFIKGKGYQGYVKSPTYTLIETYLLPFSTIYHFDLYRLNDPEELEFIGIRDYFNSHSICLIEWPNKGNGMLASPDLNIYLLHNNNMRQVRLISVSTYGYSLLKKLSLVINNDHDDNFYN
- a CDS encoding N-acetylmuramoyl-L-alanine amidase; the encoded protein is MMTIFIINKIKQYQFYVFYLLKIIVLFSTLLLFNSPYVQAIILSNINIHNNILNAQISFYFSKGHLKYRFFILHKPERLVIDFYISNNIIRLPIKFKNNNLVKLIRTSKSPNNKYQRIVIELSQSIRTNIAVKKINNYNKIIFNLKKNVNSEIQFQKNKLKLLSIHSKYKQSPKNTRKIIVAIDAGHGGKDPGAIGQNGYLEKNITMGIARKLQNLLKRDPIFKPVMTINGDYFLSVEDRSTIARQNRADMLVSIHADAAPNNRAKGASVWVLSNQRVNSELVNWLEQHEKQSELLGGVANVLADRRKDPFFSQAVLDLQFCNSQRVGYAVAVLVLKELSKIGSIHKYNPEHASFGVLCSPDIPSILVETGFISNIFEERLLVSADYQENLAIAIHRGLHKYFSKNPLQVTLR
- the mutL gene encoding DNA mismatch repair endonuclease MutL is translated as MSEIRILSPKLVSQIAAGEVVERPSSVVKELIENSLDAGANSIDIEIDHGGVTRIRVHDNGIGISKKDLSLALERHATSKINTLEDLTKIKSLGFRGEALSSISSVSRLILTSRVDGQIEGWQVYAEGHEMSFTLKPIAHPIGTTVEVFDLFYNTPVRRKFLRTEKTEFNHIDEIIRRIALSRFDVKINLSHNSKLVRQYRSINTKNNIKNEEQYKRRLAIICGDNFTRNSLTLYWVKDDLEIKGWIIRPNLDNNSKFQYYYVNGRIIRDRIINHAIRQAYADVLQEEQNLAYVLYLNIDPNNIDVNVHPTKLEIRFHQSRLVHDFIYQGLINTLKKQKNLQQCCQQYDQLIINKTQKINSIVGLQQNSVVKEKLFKSYNVDDCLFIKNNTIGTMSKFNKSNINSLSETDSLYYPNKVEVDNVIFSRERVEFDQKLLNNISERENKNIAISSFSIKQNYTFSKILTIYLKKFALIESYFGIGLLSLIEAKKYLKINQLIPADINKGLKIQPLLMPVKLILEDWEIDTFYRVKILLNKLGFDVNIFDSEIIIHGVSCPLRSQNMVIFFPKLLKYLSQNIFCQLYDLIIWIADQIINKEQVWTITNAMHLLIDFELIYPELIKKPPKKLIQIIDFQSTIAALTNE